In Podarcis muralis chromosome 7, rPodMur119.hap1.1, whole genome shotgun sequence, the genomic stretch GGGGCTAGAATGATGCACTTTGCTCTGGCTCACGAAGACAGTTCTTTTATTCTTACTTTTCTGCACACTTtttctgctgggggtggggaaaaggtctttccagtggtgtccaaacttttttcaaaggggggcagatctgatgaagtgaagggccgtgggggccaaccaaagggccaatcaaagttgttgacctttttttacaaagttgttgaggtttttttaggattttatccCAGGAAATTAAATGGAATAAACTGACTGGCGAGAGCTGGATtaagcccccaaaacggactttggacatgcctgctcccaccccagaccaaattaccgtatttttcgctctataagacgcaccagaccataagacgcacctagtttttggaggaggaaaacaagaaaaaaaatattctgaatctcagtgtgcagtgaaagcagcaatccctcttgctgttctggcttctgcgatagctgtgcagcctgcattcactccataagacgcacacatgtttccccttactttttaggagggaaaaagtgagtcttatagaggaaAAAATATGGTACCTCTAAAGGCCCTCATTCATTGGCAGTGATCTTGTCAGCCCCTGCTCAAGAAACTCTTCGCTAGGGGTACTTATAATAAACTTATAATAAACTATGTGCCCCAAACAAATCAAGACCTGCTAAAATAGAGAAACATGAGCCTGGATCCTGTGCTTCGAGCAGCAGGTCAAAATCTGCAGAGATCAGTAGGTAGAGTcacctagaatcacagaactgtagagctggaagggagccctgagagtcatctagtccagccccctgctatgcaggaagaAGCATTCATATTGTGGTGGAGACGAACTGCCATCAAAGGCGCAGGAGCAGAGGCTGGTTAAACAGTTGgcagtgttgcaggaatttatgtataggtcggggggggggggttgcccctccagcagatatcatgcacatgcagcccactaccaaaatcagcaccatcgcttttgtgacttttatgATTTGTcctcacaaaacacttcatcacagtttcttcctatctattcaaagggcctttgttgcacgataccaaatgtaagaattcactgataaatgtatctatgtacagtggtacctcaggttatatacgcttcaggttacatatgcttcaggttacagactctgctaacccagaaatagtgcttcaggttaagaactttgcttcaggatgagaacagaaattgggctctggcggcgcagcagcaggaggaggccccattagctaaagtggtgcttcaggttaagaacagtttcaggttaagtacggacctccggaacgaattaagtacttaagctgaggtaccactgtactggctcactggggaaactttagaaattcatatagacatgtgagctcagctactcagcagcccctctgcctgagtgataatccctggcatcctgatacctgagtgccagacaggtagccattccagaaataagaaacccagatgaagacaaaagggtgtgattaacttggctgggaaacagggaaatgtagatatctcttttgttacactccatgggtgtttggtggagggcaaggggaaccatggggcagggtccaggatgctcagattactgccaccagacctcccctttcatgatgtattagtgatgtagtttgggggggggggggtataacatggggattagcagctaataaaagctTGGGGGCtcctttgttcggggcttccatcttgttccaccttgtggcaggtgggagtccggtcacgacagtcttcaataaagaccaagcctactggcttctgttttgctctggtattcctggctggtgtccttgttctttgtccaagggagccctcagatttctctgttaacaGCAGTCTCATCTGCTCGAAGCTGCACGGCTTCTCTGCCCCCACCACTATAGTTCCTCTCTTCTGATTTCACTTCCCATTTGCACAGATCCATCCTGGGTCTCGCTCCACCCACACGTCTGCTTCAACCTCCTCCTGCCTTTGACTTCTGCCACAATGCTTCCTGTGGCAGGAAAAGACCCTGCAAGCCCACACACTTAATCTGTCACACCCACGAGTTATCTGGCGATGATGTGCAATCTTCACGATAAAAAGACtttgcacctttaaaaaaaaaaatttaggtGCAATACAGTTGAGTAACCATGAAAACACCCAAGGCAGCCCTTGCTACCAGTTTGGCTCAAATCATCTGCCTTTTCCTCGTGACTGACTCATGATGTTGTCATCTGAGCTCTTCCTTTGACATGAAGAAAAGGCTGTGTCTCCTTTCATTGGGGCAGGGCTGAAATTCcaccctgcctgcccccccccccccgccacccagtTTCCCAAAAATATTTCCCCCTTGCAAAAAACAGGGACTGATGTTCTGTTCCTTTCTGGATGGGGGAGTGGggagtaatagaatcatagaatcgtagattgggaagggaccctaagggccatctagtctaataatagtaataataataataataataataataataataataataataataataataataataatttattatttgtacccccagccactggtttccccagccactctgggcggcttccatagaaaccaaaaaacactaaaatatcatacattaaaaacttccctgaacagggctgccttaagatgtcttctgaatgtcaggtagttatttatcgctttgacatctgatgggagggcgttccacagggcgggcgccactaccgaaaaggccctctgcctggttccctgtagctttgcttctcgcaatgagggaaccgccagaaggccctcggaactggacctcagcgtccgggcagaacaatgggggtggagacgctccttcagtgctggaatcacagctgaagaatcagtGACAGGCctggccacccaaactctgttTTAGAAATTTTCAgcaaagaagagtccaccaccttcctagggagtccattcaactgtcaataataaaatattgcttttttgttttcaaagatctttattgaaacttaacatatatgcataataaccaaaattcccaatgattccctcACATCAAATATAATTATCTAAATTACAACAGTTGCAtaattatacacttaattataaaactcatcacccaccctctacttccctccacagcaattcGACTTCTGtatatttctttctacctttccccccttgcattctataataaattatttttgttaaattctgatttttctttctttctttcttttgttgttgcttacATTGTTTATTCTAAGCCTATTAACATGCcatttttagaacaatattttgGCATATAATCTTCAAAATACTTCCACTCCTttcttaacttttgatttgattgctatcttataattgaagttaattttgccaatccTATATACTCACTTAATTTACAAATCATAAAATATTGCTTTATGTTTCACACTTGCTGCTGTTTCTGGTTTCAGGGATCGATACGCCTTCATGGAAGCTCCATCAGGGAGGTGGCAGCCACGGGCTCTGACGAAGTGGGGAGATTTATCTTTGAGATCATCCAAGGTGAGCAGCCCTCAATGGCATGGCAAtttcagattcaggtaggtagccgtgttggtctgatgcagtaaaaaggtaaagggaccccagagtcgtccgcgactggacctaatggtcaggggtccctttacctttacctttagcgcaCACTGGGGAGGAGCTTTTTGGAACAAAGCAGGGAGTGGCCAGAACTGCTGTttcctcattttttattttatttttttaaagctagctCTGAATAAATGTTGATTTTAAGTGCCCTTTTTGGATTCAGCCCTGGGGAAACACTGCTCCTTTGAGTCGCTGCCATATTTTACAGGCAAAAGCCTGTTGGGGAAAGATATTAGTAGGGAGAGAACTCCATCTGCAGTGGTTTCTCCACTTTTTAGGAAGAGTAACTTGCTTTTTTTCCACCCCCACGCAGGCGTCTCGGGAGACCAGAATCGTGTGGGACAAGACTCTTACGTGCTGATGGCCAGTTCCCAGTCTGACATGGAGGACTGGGTGAAATCCCTCCGCCGCATGGTGGGGTCTCCCTTAGGAGGTAAAGGGGGATGCAAAGCTCTTTTGTATCAACATGCTGTTGGCCTAACCACCATTTAATGTACTTTCCATCCATTTCAGTAGGGCAAGAGACATTCCCACCTTTTAGCTTTTCATCTTGCTGAAACTCTGAGGATGTGAGAGAGCTGTGGGGTTGCAGCTTTGTGAGAGCTGTGTTGTAGCGAGCCTCAGCAATGCACAAGTTGTTGTTCTGCTAttcattacccacccttcaccccaagatcccagagtgggtggcatcattaaaacacaatacagtgctaccttgggttaagaacttaattcattctggaggtccattcttaacctgaaactgttcttaacctgaagcaccactttagctaatgcggcctcctgctgctgctgcgccactggagcccgatttctgttctcatcctgaagcaaagttcttaacctgaggtactgtttctgggttagcagagtctgtaacctgaagcgtatgtaacctgaggtgccactgtattataaaCAATTGAAAACAATTTGCAATCTTAAAAATCAGATGAGTCCTAAAAGCATACGTGCATGCTGAAGAGCCAGGTGTGAGCAAGGTGCTTTTGGCACTAagggtgtgggtggcgctgtggtctaaaccactgagcctcttgggcttgccgatcagtaggccggcagttcgaatccctgcgactgggtgagctccctttgctcggtcccagctcctgccaacctagcagtttgaaagcacaccaatgcaagtagataaataggtactgctgcagtgggaaggtaaatggtgtttccatgtgctctggcttccatcacagtgtcccgttgcgccagaagcggtttagtcctgctggcagcatgacctagaaagctgtctgtggacaaacactagctccctcggcctgaaagcgagatgagcactgcaaccccatagtcgcctttgactggacttaaccatccaagggtcctttaccttttaccttagggTGCTGGAAAATGGGTGTGGAAGATCCATATTATCCCCTGACTGCCAGTTGAATGTTCCTGGGGTGGGTGTAAGCAAATGTAGGGGTTAGTGTTGGACTAAGAACTGGGAGTCCtgcgttcaaatccccacttggcaatGACGCTCGCTGGGtgaccctgcctctcagcctaacctaccttacaggctTGTTGGGATTACACGAAGACAAGAACAACCTTGGAGGGAAAAAAGTGGGACAGAAactcagcaaataaataaaacaaatatgcatATTATTTATACGCCATATTTCCAACAAACTGCCTCTGTGGTGGTATGCAAAGAAAGCATGCATAATTTTGTAATTAGTTTGGCCTTGGCAACAAGAGGCCACCTTAGTGGTGAAGACAAGGAGGCCTTGATGTGACGAGGACCCAGAGACGCTTGCGCCTGTTACTGGCagatggctgggcttccccaggccACCTCATGAAGAGCCCATTCAGAGCCCGTCTGTTAGCCACTCGTCATTGTAGACCTTGACTCGGCTGCAGGCTTCAGAGCCCTGACTCTGACATGGGCAGCGTCATCACTGACACAGCCGTATTCCTGTCGGAGAGACTTTGGGCTCCTGCTCGATCATCCACGGAGCATATTGATTTTTCAAAGTGCTTTAGTCTTTGGCCTCGTAACAACCGGGGGAGGCAGGCTGCGGACGCCCTCCCTTTCGAAGGCTGTGCCGTAATTTCAAGGCAGAAGGCGAGATGTGATCCCAGGCCCCAGACTGACTAGCGCTGAATCGTGGCGCCGTTTTGGAGGGAAATGACTGCCTCTTTCTTTTGCTGCAAAGAAGGGAGCCGTGATGTGGAGAGGGCAGCTTCCGCCTGAGTGAAGGAAGTCATAGGCAGGAGTAATGGAAGGAAGCACCCGTTTACTACGTACAATGACAGGTTTATGATGGTTTTCTAAAAGCCAAAGAGCTCTTTGTCAGATCCTTGCCCCTCTCGACGTTCCTGGGAAGAAGGATGTGTGGATGCTGGGCTGATTTGGAAAGGGAAGAGACTccaggatttccttcagaatctGGAAGCAAGGATGAGAACAGGAGCCTGTCTAAAGGCGTAGAAGCAAGTTCTGAAGTCCCTTTCTGGTTGGAACTTGGACTTCTCTGCCATCCTCTTCCTGCCTGGACTCCCGATGAAGGGCTGGGAGTTGGGTTTTTGCTTTCCAGACCTGGAGATGTTCTTTTGCTGGGAGtacaggaagaagcagcagcagcagcagcagtccatgGCCCACAGGAAAGGTACTTCTGCCTCCTTAAATTCCAGCCTCTTAGAAATTCCATGCGCAGTGCAAGCTGCCACAAAGTGGGCTTCGTTTTGactggtgcagcagcagtgcccACAAATGCACCAGGAGCTCTCTGAAGAGGAGGATTTAGGAGAGCGCAACCGGTTTGCCCGCCCTGTGCACTGAGCTGGAAGGGTGTTGCAGGGGACACTGCAACAATGACCATCAATggaaggcagggggtggggggcctgaattttggtgttgcacagagcgctgctgaaattttaaagcccaaagtccgccactgctCTCTGTGTGTTATACAGCAGGACCTGACTTGCCAAATGCCAAGAGCCACAGAAAAGCTTTTGTCTCTAAAGTGTGAAATAAAATTGGCAGGAATGGCTGAGCTGCGAGTCAAGGAAGTCTCTaattcaaatctcacctctgcaATACTCAGTAGGTGGTCTTAGAAAAGCTACTACTCTTCCCCCTCTCATCTATCACAGGGGGATGAGAGGAGCCCACATTGAAAGGCTGTTGTAGTAGGTAGTAAGGTTTGTTTGTGTTATTTCATCATTTGTActctcatatttttaaaaatgcaaaagtaCTTTGTTGTTTCATCATTTGCACTTCTGTATTTTGAGTTCCACAGAATTTCAGTTAAGGATGATCTGCGTCAGACttgccccaacctggtgccttagTGGGTTGTGTAAACCACTGTTCTGAatgatgctttttatagggtgtaGTATGGGGTCGGGGGGCACTGGGGGTGAATTTATGGAAACAAGGGGGCAGTGGTCTGAAAAAGGTTGAGACCCACTGTTCCcaattttggattacaactcccatcaacccatcCCTGCTCCCATCAGACCAGCATCAtatggctgatgggacttgtagtcagtAAAATCTGGGCAGGGATGCAGAAACAGAACTGAGGATTAAGTGGGCTGGTTCCAGAACAGGACATTGTGAGAACCTATCTTTCTTTTgtgtcttcttctctccccccgcccccagtggtTTTTGGCCAACAGCTGGTGGAGACCATGGTGTATGAGCAGAAATTTGGGAAGCATCAGGTCCCCATCTTGGTTGAGAAATGTGCCGAGTTCATCAGGAAGCACGGCCTGAACGAAGAGGGCATCTTCCGACTTCCTGGCCAGGACAACCTGGTGAAAGAGTTGCGGGATGCCTTTGACGCGGGAGAGAGGCCATCCTTTGACCAGTAGGTGGCGTATTTCTCAAGGGAATCCAAGGCTGCCAGTTCTGGGATTTCACACCCCACATTCTCCCCACactttaggccaggggtcagcaacctttttcagccgtgggctggtccactgtccctcagaccatgtggtgggccagaccattttttgggggggcggggggggatgaattcctatgccccacaaataacccagagatgcattttaaataaaaggacacattcgactcacgtaaaaacacactgattcctggaccatccgcaggccggattgagaaggcgattgggcctcatcctgcccccgggccttagtttgcctacccctgctttaggctCACATGCATGCcttcagagaaatgctggaataAAAGTATTTTGATACGGTGTTCTATTTGGGTGCTGAATTATGCCCTACTTTTGAAGTGAAACCTAGAGTTGCCTGGGTATGACATGTCCCCATTTTCCCAGCCCTGTTTGTGGGGTCTGCTCCTGCCAGTAGCAAGGTCTTTTGCATGCCTCTCTATCTCCTTTCCTTATTTTGCAGAGACACAGACGTGCACACGGTGGCTTCTCTGCTTAAACTCTACCTCAGGGAACTCCCTGAGCCTGCCATACCTTGGACACAGTACGAGGATTTCCTCTTGTGCGGCCAGCTTCTGACGGCCGATCAGGCAAAGGTTCGGAATAACGCACCTCTTGTCAGTATTCTCATGTTACTTTCCAGGACGCAGTGAATGTGCACACTTATTCTATGGGTTATGTAAACAGCCTGAGCTGCCTTGGGACGCACCTccaagggcagtacagtggtacctcagaagtcgaacggaatccattccggaagttcagaaaccaaggcgcggcttccgattggctgcaggaatctcctacagccaatcagaagctgcggaagccccgtcagacgttcgggttccaaagaacgttcacaaacctgaacactcacttccaggtttgtggcgttcgggagccaaaacgttggactcgcaaggtgttcgggatccaaggtacgactgtattcgctttctctccctcccacagtCCTCACAAAAATTGCACCTCCAAAGCTGCTCTTTGCATGTCACAGGAAGTTCCTGTTGAAGCCAATGAAGCCTCCCATTGAAATGCAAACAGCGCTTTCTGAGATTCTTGCCAGtgcattataaaggtaaaggtacccctgcccgtacgggccagtcttgacagactctggggttgtgcgcccatctcactcaagaggccgggggccagcgctgtccgcagacacttcctggtcacgtggccagcatgacaaagctgcatctggcgagccagcgcagcacacggaacgccgtttaccttcccgctggtaagcggtccctatttatctacttgcacctgggggtgctttcgaactgctaggttggcaggcgctgggaccggtagcagcgggagcgcaccccgccgcggggattcgaaccgccgacctttcgatcggcaagtcctaggcgctgaggcttttacccacagcgccacccacgtcccgccaGTGCATTAGCAAGGAGAAAAAGAGAGCTACTCTTTTGACCATGGCCCCCCTGAAGCTGCTCAGGCTTTCCCCTGCCCAGCTGCTATTGGCATAAGGAAAACCATGTATGTTGATTGCGTTCAAAGACTTAGGGCTCACCACATTTTTGCTTGCTCTGCTGCACCCCAAACCCGCTGTTTACCGCTGAATCTCGAGTTTTCTCTGGACcaatgtttgctccaatttactgCCCAAAAGCGGGTTTTCTGGGacaaagcagtgggacaaaagcAAAAGCACTTGAACCGATGCTTTGTAGGCCTGGGAGAAGTGCAAGGATAAGAGCTTTGGATATTGAAAAAGACTTCCTCAGAAGGTTTTTAAATGGAGGTTTGGTGGTCATCTGTTCgggatcctttagctgtgattcctgcattgcaggcggctggactagatgggcctttgtgtCCCCTTCCAAGTCTACGGTTCTATGAAATGACAGTGTTATTTTGTGCTAGGGATAAATGCTTGTGACAACTGAAAACCCAGCCTTATCTTCTTCTAGGGTCATCGTCAGCTAGTGAAGCAGCTGTCTCTTCTGCCTCGGGACAATTACAACCTCCTCAGTTACATCTGCCGGTAGGTGCCCATTCActgatgtacagtcataccttgggttacagatgcttcaggttgcgtgttttcgggttgtgcaccgcgccgaacccagaagtacagtggtgcctcgcaagacgaaaataatccgttctgtgattctcttcgtctagcggttttttcgtcttgcgaagcaaccctattagcggcttagcggattagcgctattagcggcttagcggcttagcggctattaaaggcttagcggcttagctgctaaaaggctattagcggcttagcagcttagaaaaagggggggaagcgggggggaaattgcaagactagtaagacgtttcgtcttgcgaagcaagcccatagggaaaatcgtcttgcgaagcaactcaaaaacagaaaaccctttcgtctagcgggttttccgtcttgcgaggcattcgtcttgcggggcaccactgtactggaacaggttacatccgggttttggcgcatgcgcagaagcgccgaatcacgactcgcacatgcgcagacacggcactgtgggttgcgaacgctgcgggttgctaACGTGCCTCCCgtacggatcatgttcgcaacccgagcatccactgtatttgcatCTCGCCATTTTACGCCAGGAGATGTACAAGTTGCCACACCCAAACCCTCTCGCTGGCAGGGCACTCATTTGCAGACCACAGAGTGCTGTGAATTTCAGTCCCTACCTTTGGGACCGTCACATTGTTAGAGCTGGAAATCTTAATCTTCTGTTTGTCCGAGAAAGAAGTAAGCAGAAACATTTGGCAATTTTCAGATTCTTCAGGACTGGGACAATAAGTAGAAAGAACGTATAGAGCACCGGTTTTGTTTTAATATGTATGTTTTGTTCTcgttttctatttttatgttgttaaCTATCCTGTGATCTTTGCATggagggcaatatacaaatttgaataataataataataataataataataataataataataataagttcccAAAGTGGGCACTGGAGATATAACTGGCAGGTATCGGATCAAGTTTATAAGCTTTGTTGAATTAATTGTTATAtgtaaaaaaagcaataaaataccttttttttaaaaaaagttggcgCCAGGAGGCATGCTTTTCTCCCCTCAATATGCAGATGAAGCATTTGCACAGGCTAAACTGAGAGAgtgttttagtttttttaaaataaagtaaaatgctGTCAATTTGCAACTCATGCATGTGTAATTTCAGCTTTACGTGCTGCCAGCAAGCCGGCTGAAATTGCACAAATTAAACTCATGTAAGggggagagcttaaaagctctattTTTTGCTTGAGGGAGACAAGACCTTTTTGGCATGCTGAGTCCGGGAGGTAAGATTACTTGCACAGTTGCGCTTCCAAGTGGTTGTTTTGAGTACCTAcgtacatacataattttatttgtatgctgctttttgaTAGTTGAAACCAtgttcaaggcggcttacaacatgaaaaaaccccaaaatcacaacataacaaaattacagtcataaacaataaacaaaacttcaaaaaacaaacagccaaattgaacaatttccacatgaaTCATAGTGAGATctaaaaaaagatacaaaaattaatatcaataaaagCAACCCTCGCCCCCTCCACACACAGCCCCCTAAACAATACTTCAGGCCAAGAGTTGATTCAGctgcttttgtagttggagtcagtccggACCCACCTTCCCAGGCCAaggggaaaaggcctgcaaggtgcagggagcaggtcttccaggactcacagccaagacggactatatgcaattttgactTTACATGCAACTCGCCCCACTGCCCTAGGCACCACCCCCGTGCAAATTGTGAGTTGACTGtaatcataataaaaaacaaacctaCGGACCTGTTATTGCTGGACTCTCACTTTCCGATTTTCTGGCCTCCGGATTCTGGCAGGTTTCTGCATGAAGTCCAGCAGAGTTCCTCCACCAACAAGATGAGTGTGGAGAATCTGGCGACAGTGTTTGGAGTGAATCTCATCAGACCAAAGATAGAAGACCCTGCCACCATTATGAGAGGTGCAATGGGGTGGAAGGGTGGGGTGTTTGGATGAAACGAGGTGCCCCACTTATCCAACAAGGTGCACCCCATTTTGCAAATGTTCATATACTGTATTTtgcgctctataagacgcacttttcccctcctaaaaagtaaggggaaatgtgtgtgcgtcttatggagtgaatgcagggtgtacagctatcccagaagccaaaacagcaagagtgATTTCTgcactccctctcgctgttctagcttagccgcgcgaagcctcttcagggcacagggagccttcatcccgctgccctgaggaggcttcacgcggctatcccagaagccagaacagtgagagggattgctgcgcagcgctccctcttgctgttctagcttctggtttagcacctcagtcccttcccccacctcccggaaaagtcCCCAAGTGCCGCACGGAATGTGTgtacggctcttgggggcttttccccgaggagggagaagggccttttccttgggggaaggCCTGCAAGCGCCCCACACATGCTCcacgcagctcgtgaaagggacCGCTGAGCAGatcctgggatgcatacaggctctgctcagtgctccctttaaataatttccccccccttgcattccccctctgaaaactgggtgcgtcttatggtcaggtgcgtcttatggcgcgAATAATACGGTATGTCAGGGCAACCTACATTTCTATATTACTAAATGAAGCTGATATTGTATAGATCAGTggctcccaattggtggtccTTGGGCCCCAGGGGGTCTCCGTAACCTACCCAGGGGGTCCGGGGCAccattccccctgccccaggCTTCTACCTAGCATGATTCTTTGGTGTGTTCCtcccctcaacccccccccccccgcaggcacTCCCCAGATCCAGAAAGTGATGTCAGCCTTGATCAGCGACCATGAAAAGCTCTTCCCCATATCAAAAGACGTGGCTCCTGCTCCGCCTCCGCAGAAGAGTGACTCCAATAAATCTCCAGTTCCTCGCAGCTCCGTCGGCTGGGATGCTGCCCAGAGGCCGCTCATGGCCAGGGCAGGGAGCAGGACTCTCCTGCGGCAAATCGTGAGCAgcctttattattataattaattaatttgtaccccgcctttctttcctccaaggagctcaaggctgcatacatatttctctccccccccccattttatcctcgcagGGTAAGATGCGAGgtacccctgcgaggtaggcaaggctgagagtgagtgagcgGCCtgaggtcgcccagtgagcttcctgtccgagtggggatttgaaccctggcctcccaggtctcagtctgacactctgaccactacaccacactgcctctccgtCTTTCTTTGTGGCCTCTGCGTCTTACCCATGCGCCGCAGGGTGTGTGATGCACATTCATTTAGTTGCTTACAGAAAGGCTTGCAGAATCGACGAAGTGGCTTCCAAAATAACGAAAAAGCAACATGAAATCTAACACAATGCAGTAGGGATATGAAAACAAATAAAGACAGGCAGAGCGAGATGCAAACGCAAAATGAGCCACAGCGACAAGACTTCACTAGTGGCAAATAGAGCCAAAATGGTTTCCAAGGCGTGAatctcagaagagcctgctggatgaggccaatggcccgtgtggtctagcatcctgttctcacaggggccaaccggaTGCATcctatgggaaacaagcaagctgTGGGAATGTGCAGGGTGGCAGGAGAAGATATATTGTTTatgaatatccttcctaacttgcactaacAAGTTCCTTGACtgagcagagtttacattcccctttttacacacacagcagatagctggttgcaggcttgtgtaagcctctcacta encodes the following:
- the ARHGAP25 gene encoding rho GTPase-activating protein 25 isoform X2 yields the protein MKGWELGFCFPDLEMFFCWEYRKKQQQQQQSMAHRKVVFGQQLVETMVYEQKFGKHQVPILVEKCAEFIRKHGLNEEGIFRLPGQDNLVKELRDAFDAGERPSFDQDTDVHTVASLLKLYLRELPEPAIPWTQYEDFLLCGQLLTADQAKGHRQLVKQLSLLPRDNYNLLSYICRFLHEVQQSSSTNKMSVENLATVFGVNLIRPKIEDPATIMRGTPQIQKVMSALISDHEKLFPISKDVAPAPPPQKSDSNKSPVPRSSVGWDAAQRPLMARAGSRTLLRQIKDNPDASISESAARSAEAAEGNGEMQPSDVLGTWTEEPRKRTQTLPSRKCFSFLSSNRGNQSTDGNEIFNSEFWSSTSPAGLQPVSSTGAHKRTLSGGLSKWFNLPQASNSHTFSGSAMETRKEAHNEKPLDQISEISGQGSPIHDIPHPGQNGTVVANPSPESRGCHSEDPEVLRKMIVELKEEMESQKKDYEEQIRSLEKENYEVWAKVVRLNKEIEEEKKRFTELESKLQSVERSQADAEKKNKLLENSIKSMIQSATKTD